In Planifilum fimeticola, the following are encoded in one genomic region:
- a CDS encoding mandelate racemase/muconate lactonizing enzyme family protein, giving the protein MKLNISRIDVFPLRLPMKQNFLISGGSVGGVDQGAPHVYVRVVDDQGVEGWGEARPSHRWSDETLESVVTTLRRYIAPALIGEEVEDLQTVHRIMNREIKGGLDTGQPIAKAAVDTALHDLIGKRRGVRLPGLWLGPFRDSLRLSYLISTRDPEEAAEKARQAREAGFRGVDVKIGLDPRRDVDVLEAVKAAAPDLFFRVDANQAYTLPQAVRLAKRMETLGVDVFEQPLPAGDLLGHAELRRKTHLPVALDESVWTPGDVIRAVRLEACDTIVVKCTKMGGLTGAKRCGEIAREAGLELLGGGLTESTLGLAASAHLFNYLGIETPVDLNGPFFLKEDPVREGPQILRGGEVRLPDRPGIGCRVEVADVERFLAE; this is encoded by the coding sequence GTGAAGTTGAACATTTCCCGGATCGACGTGTTTCCGTTGCGACTGCCGATGAAACAAAACTTTTTGATCTCCGGCGGTTCCGTGGGAGGAGTGGATCAGGGAGCTCCCCATGTCTACGTGCGGGTGGTGGATGACCAGGGAGTGGAAGGGTGGGGAGAGGCGCGCCCCAGTCACCGCTGGAGCGACGAGACGCTGGAGTCGGTGGTGACCACCCTGCGGCGATATATCGCTCCCGCGCTGATCGGGGAGGAAGTGGAGGACCTGCAGACGGTGCATCGAATCATGAACCGGGAAATCAAGGGCGGGCTCGACACCGGCCAGCCCATCGCCAAAGCGGCGGTGGACACGGCCCTCCACGATCTGATCGGCAAACGGCGGGGCGTTCGCCTGCCCGGGCTGTGGCTGGGTCCCTTCCGGGACTCCCTCCGCCTCTCCTATCTGATCAGCACCCGCGATCCGGAGGAGGCGGCGGAAAAGGCGCGACAAGCCCGGGAAGCGGGGTTTCGCGGGGTGGATGTCAAGATCGGGCTGGATCCCCGCCGGGACGTCGATGTGTTGGAAGCGGTGAAGGCGGCGGCGCCGGATCTGTTTTTCCGAGTGGATGCCAATCAGGCGTACACCCTGCCCCAGGCGGTGCGGCTGGCCAAGCGGATGGAAACGCTGGGGGTGGATGTCTTTGAACAGCCCCTGCCGGCCGGCGATCTTCTCGGCCACGCCGAACTGCGCCGCAAGACCCATCTGCCCGTGGCCCTGGACGAGAGCGTTTGGACGCCCGGCGATGTGATCCGGGCGGTCCGCCTCGAGGCCTGCGACACGATCGTAGTCAAATGCACCAAGATGGGCGGGCTGACCGGCGCAAAGCGGTGCGGGGAAATCGCCCGGGAAGCCGGATTGGAGCTGTTGGGCGGCGGGCTGACGGAATCGACCCTGGGGCTTGCGGCCAGCGCCCACCTGTTCAACTATTTGGGAATTGAAACCCCCGTCGATCTGAACGGCCCCTTTTTCCTGAAGGAGGATCCCGTGAGGGAAGGGCCGCAGATCCTGCGGGGAGGGGAGGTCCGCCTCCCGGACCGCCCCGGGATCGGATGCAGGGTGGAGGTGGCGGACGTGGAGCGGTTTCTGGCGGAATGA
- a CDS encoding heparinase II/III domain-containing protein, whose product MKHFLILLCLLLLLFTLYNYPARAQPSEGESGKTRSTIYTEEKVANARKNVQQYDWARKTRDNAVQEAEKYLAYGEERLWEMVTPQSLPRSYAVNYELGSPITGKEFNEKYGYRGWLADPLNEPWKLTDPSSGYKFPTNDFESYYKSGLDEHGIFDPKRADKRYLVNELYPEKGPDWGVDDGYGWVDEEGNRWTFIAYYNHWHVWHGGVVDNAIRAFRDAYLYTGDLRYSRAGIILLDRVADVYPEMDVSVYKEEDGYLNSHGGTGKGKIRGSIWEATAVPNYLSAYDAFFPVVEESGAVEFLREKAEKYKLDNPKDTAAAVRKNIEDNLVRQIFPAVKNAQIRGNFGMHQRALAMAAVVLDEPGTTEKWIDWVFQTGGLYSTPDWHLTGGNVMTTLVNQVDRDGFGDEPSTEYNSYWLQQIMDVADVLKGYDRYPKADLYNNVKFRKMFDTRYPLVMADNYTPTIGDSFKAGNPGIVGTVQEHVKAFEQYGKPVHAQLAYRLNGNTTDGLHGDIFSADPEKVVRDIERVVDEKGPFNPGSTNLAGFGFTALRDGKAPSDRGITYKFSELKRIDATAEVTDFLGRIHLETDELGKRIPEAFDIPEDYYDGAGAVQLEAVRKGRRISFAFQVPSTDRYRLEMVPLESTGYGRYEIRIDGKKVKEHDFYGTSPSPEPVDLGEFRLSKGTHTISFVNTGKHPQATNYKLGISKLVLKNRAALTQEAKDSRNLRGLWLYYGRNQVGRHGHKDTLNLGLHAFGLDLSPDLGYPDNFKDRTEWVSNTVSHNTVVVDRSKQKDHWVGIPHHFDAASRVQLIDVEAPKVYPQTERYRRTTAMIRVDEENSYAVDFFRVKGGKEHHFSFHGAEGEVTTEGLNLVPQLKGTYAGEDVEFGEKEPDQPDGWDYAGSGFHYLTRVERDRNPSGPFSVDWKIRDTWGVLPQEEDIHLRLTMLSPVDEVALADGYPPKLPGNPESLRYLIAHRSGEDLESQFVSVLEPYKNQRFIRSIESATLKADGKKVDANTAAAVKVTLSDGRVDYIVNSLDPEVTYTVDGKFRFRGFFGVYSEKGGKPVYAYLHDGRLLGPVDGPPLLQSHGSVKGTVEDFTRELTDQNRLTVKRKGPAIDPKELAGKQIFVETDGERNGAYEILGIRPASGNRWELNLGDITLVRQYKDENDDSKGYVYNLKKGASWRIPLSAEWTGK is encoded by the coding sequence GTGAAACATTTCCTCATCCTCCTCTGCCTGCTGTTGCTTCTGTTTACCCTTTACAACTATCCCGCTCGTGCCCAGCCGTCCGAGGGGGAGAGCGGCAAAACCCGGAGCACGATTTACACCGAGGAGAAAGTGGCCAACGCCCGCAAGAACGTACAGCAGTATGACTGGGCACGCAAAACGCGGGACAATGCCGTCCAGGAAGCCGAAAAATACTTGGCCTACGGCGAAGAGCGGCTGTGGGAGATGGTGACGCCCCAGTCCCTCCCTCGCAGTTATGCCGTCAACTATGAATTGGGATCTCCCATCACCGGCAAGGAATTCAACGAAAAGTACGGCTACCGTGGATGGCTGGCGGACCCGCTGAACGAACCCTGGAAGCTGACCGATCCCAGCAGCGGATACAAATTCCCCACCAACGACTTCGAATCCTACTACAAAAGCGGTTTGGACGAGCACGGCATCTTCGACCCCAAACGGGCGGACAAGCGTTACCTGGTCAACGAACTCTACCCGGAAAAGGGGCCCGACTGGGGAGTGGACGACGGCTACGGTTGGGTGGATGAAGAGGGGAACCGCTGGACCTTCATCGCCTATTACAACCACTGGCACGTCTGGCACGGGGGAGTGGTGGACAATGCCATCCGGGCCTTCCGGGACGCCTATCTCTACACCGGCGACCTGCGCTATTCCCGGGCCGGCATCATCCTCCTGGACCGCGTCGCCGACGTGTATCCGGAGATGGACGTTTCCGTCTACAAGGAGGAGGACGGCTACCTCAACTCCCACGGCGGAACCGGAAAGGGCAAAATCCGGGGGAGCATCTGGGAAGCGACCGCGGTTCCCAATTATCTGTCCGCCTACGACGCCTTCTTCCCAGTGGTGGAGGAATCCGGGGCCGTGGAGTTCCTACGGGAGAAAGCCGAGAAATATAAGCTGGACAATCCGAAGGACACCGCCGCAGCCGTCCGCAAAAACATCGAGGACAACCTGGTGCGGCAGATCTTCCCTGCGGTGAAAAACGCCCAGATCCGCGGCAACTTCGGAATGCACCAGCGGGCGCTGGCCATGGCCGCCGTGGTGCTGGACGAGCCGGGGACGACGGAAAAGTGGATCGATTGGGTGTTCCAGACCGGCGGCCTCTACTCCACTCCCGATTGGCACCTGACCGGCGGGAATGTGATGACCACCCTCGTCAATCAGGTGGATCGGGACGGATTCGGCGATGAACCCTCCACCGAATACAACAGCTACTGGTTGCAGCAAATCATGGACGTGGCCGATGTTCTAAAGGGATACGACCGCTATCCCAAAGCCGATCTGTACAACAACGTCAAGTTCCGGAAGATGTTCGACACCCGCTACCCGCTGGTGATGGCGGACAACTACACCCCCACCATCGGAGATTCCTTCAAGGCGGGAAATCCCGGGATCGTCGGAACGGTTCAGGAACACGTCAAAGCCTTTGAGCAGTACGGAAAACCGGTTCACGCCCAACTGGCCTACCGGTTGAACGGCAACACCACCGACGGCCTTCACGGGGACATCTTTTCCGCAGATCCCGAAAAGGTGGTCCGGGACATCGAGCGCGTCGTCGATGAGAAGGGACCCTTCAATCCGGGCAGCACCAACCTCGCCGGCTTCGGTTTCACCGCCCTGCGCGACGGAAAGGCGCCCTCCGACCGGGGAATCACCTATAAGTTCTCGGAGCTTAAGCGAATCGACGCCACGGCGGAAGTGACCGATTTCCTCGGCCGGATTCACCTGGAAACCGACGAGCTGGGGAAACGCATCCCCGAAGCCTTCGACATCCCCGAGGATTACTATGACGGAGCCGGGGCCGTGCAGCTGGAAGCGGTCCGGAAAGGGAGAAGGATCTCCTTCGCCTTTCAGGTCCCCTCCACGGACCGGTACCGGTTGGAAATGGTTCCCCTGGAATCGACCGGCTACGGACGGTATGAGATCCGGATCGACGGCAAGAAGGTAAAGGAACACGATTTCTACGGCACGTCCCCCTCACCGGAGCCGGTCGATCTGGGCGAATTCCGGCTGAGCAAGGGAACCCATACGATCAGCTTTGTCAACACGGGCAAACATCCGCAAGCGACCAACTACAAATTGGGGATCAGCAAGCTGGTGCTGAAGAACCGCGCGGCGCTGACCCAGGAAGCGAAGGATTCCCGCAACCTCCGGGGGCTGTGGCTCTACTACGGCCGCAACCAGGTCGGCCGCCACGGACACAAGGACACCCTCAACCTGGGGCTGCACGCCTTCGGACTCGATCTGAGCCCGGATCTGGGTTATCCCGACAATTTCAAGGACCGCACCGAGTGGGTGAGCAACACCGTCAGCCATAACACCGTGGTGGTGGACCGCTCCAAGCAGAAGGACCACTGGGTGGGCATCCCCCATCACTTCGACGCCGCCTCCCGGGTGCAGCTGATCGACGTGGAAGCGCCCAAGGTATACCCGCAAACGGAACGGTACCGGCGGACGACGGCGATGATCCGGGTGGATGAGGAAAACTCCTACGCCGTCGATTTCTTCCGGGTGAAGGGGGGTAAGGAGCACCACTTCAGCTTCCACGGCGCCGAAGGGGAAGTGACGACGGAAGGTCTCAACCTCGTACCTCAGCTGAAGGGCACCTATGCCGGAGAGGATGTGGAATTCGGAGAGAAGGAGCCGGATCAACCCGACGGGTGGGATTACGCCGGCAGCGGATTCCATTATCTGACCCGGGTGGAGCGGGACCGGAATCCCTCGGGCCCCTTCAGCGTCGACTGGAAAATCCGGGATACCTGGGGAGTTCTCCCGCAGGAAGAGGATATTCACCTCCGCCTGACGATGCTAAGCCCCGTGGACGAAGTCGCCTTGGCGGACGGATACCCGCCGAAACTGCCGGGAAACCCGGAAAGCCTCCGCTACCTGATCGCCCACCGAAGCGGTGAGGACCTGGAAAGCCAGTTCGTCTCCGTGCTGGAACCCTACAAGAATCAGCGGTTCATCCGCTCCATCGAGTCCGCAACCCTGAAAGCGGACGGTAAAAAGGTCGATGCCAACACGGCGGCGGCCGTGAAAGTGACCCTTTCCGACGGGCGGGTGGACTACATCGTCAACTCGCTGGATCCGGAAGTCACTTACACCGTGGACGGCAAGTTCCGCTTCCGAGGCTTCTTCGGCGTCTACTCCGAAAAGGGCGGAAAACCGGTCTATGCCTATCTCCACGACGGCCGTCTCCTGGGCCCGGTTGACGGTCCGCCTCTGCTTCAGTCCCACGGCAGCGTGAAGGGGACGGTGGAAGACTTCACCAGGGAGCTGACGGATCAAAACCGCCTGACGGTCAAGCGAAAAGGGCCGGCGATCGATCCGAAAGAACTCGCCGGCAAGCAAATCTTCGTCGAGACCGACGGGGAGCGGAACGGCGCCTACGAAATCCTGGGAATCCGACCCGCCTCCGGAAACCGCTGGGAGCTGAATTTGGGAGACATCACCCTCGTTCGCCAATACAAGGATGAAAACGATGATTCAAAGGGATATGTTTACAACCTGAAAAAGGGAGCCTCCTGGCGGATTCCCCTTTCCGCCGAATGGACCGGAAAATAA
- a CDS encoding LIM domain-containing protein — MANKCVACLQQIPRGEPVYWTDGKTFCESCYLEYKEWKRKQGK; from the coding sequence GTGGCTAATAAATGCGTTGCATGTCTCCAACAAATTCCCCGTGGGGAACCTGTTTATTGGACCGATGGAAAAACCTTCTGCGAATCGTGTTATTTGGAATATAAGGAATGGAAGAGGAAACAGGGGAAATAG